In one window of Tumebacillus algifaecis DNA:
- a CDS encoding SPL family radical SAM protein has product MKLTITHKKPSRLLNPASGFLSGYSHTLNPYTGCSYACSYCYVRQMPVALFRGEEWGTWIDVKTEAATKLKKELQSAKKKGPVTIFMSSSTDPYQPLEAQEKVTRGLLETMVEEPPDFLFVQTRSPLVTRDLDLFAQLKDRIRISITVETDRDEIRRLFAPKAPPIRARLQALQTIADAGLPVQAAIAPVLPCSDNFARTLAGIVTRVCLDDYFMGDGSGGRRTERLGIQDLYREADLNDWYDRTAYLRVWQQLQQEFPPEQLFRSQLGFLPN; this is encoded by the coding sequence ATGAAACTGACGATCACCCACAAAAAGCCGTCCCGACTGCTCAATCCGGCCAGCGGATTTCTCAGCGGGTACAGCCACACGCTCAACCCGTACACAGGCTGTTCATATGCCTGTTCCTACTGCTATGTGCGCCAGATGCCAGTGGCGTTGTTTCGGGGCGAAGAGTGGGGCACTTGGATCGACGTGAAGACGGAAGCGGCCACCAAGCTAAAAAAGGAACTGCAAAGCGCCAAGAAAAAAGGTCCGGTCACCATCTTTATGTCCTCCAGCACCGACCCGTACCAACCGCTCGAAGCGCAGGAAAAAGTCACTCGCGGTTTGCTCGAAACGATGGTGGAGGAGCCGCCCGACTTCCTGTTTGTCCAAACGCGCAGTCCGCTCGTCACTCGCGACCTCGACCTCTTTGCACAATTGAAAGACCGCATTCGCATCTCGATCACCGTCGAAACGGACCGCGACGAGATCCGCAGGCTGTTCGCACCGAAAGCCCCGCCGATTCGAGCAAGGCTCCAAGCGTTGCAAACGATCGCCGATGCTGGGCTCCCCGTCCAAGCGGCGATCGCGCCCGTCTTGCCGTGCAGTGACAACTTCGCCCGCACGCTGGCGGGCATCGTCACCCGCGTCTGCCTCGACGACTACTTCATGGGAGATGGTAGCGGGGGCAGGCGCACCGAGCGGTTGGGTATCCAAGACCTCTACCGGGAAGCGGATCTCAATGACTGGTACGACCGAACTGCCTACCTGCGCGTCTGGCAACAACTGCAACAGGAATTTCCACCCGAGCAACTCTTTCGCTCCCAACTAGGATTTCTTCCCAACTAG
- a CDS encoding helix-turn-helix domain-containing protein yields MSTSEHKMVSEMENVNLLRRIIEIMYEKGETIRGFSSRLHMSRETLRLILVAERPVSPSEVEEIANGLGVSVARLKQMDTYKQQQELEAFFNSDNRTKPMYIRNTAFAEELVEMALGSTERGFSLNNLGRIYYSQGEYEKAYNVWTSAMDYAKKLNEQYKEKRLLHLVTASLMLCYTIFKEYSSCHELLQMVETVFVDDAETLAMAQYTRMIMQEDRGNIQKAMEHAYKSLEFFKQIDSNEQIAIALLNAAHYEYIIRNYTESAKLLSEAMHFAESFEDTLALIIKEYVKSLIQLKDYTTAIQLIEEYASLTKQYPEYWGKLQIMYTVAKDDPSYAASVSRSDEFSRSVRFYACKCLMEFYFLKNDAETAMSYYERSRIFSNTKSEFMNERGF; encoded by the coding sequence GTGAGCACGTCTGAACATAAAATGGTTTCCGAAATGGAAAATGTCAATCTGCTTCGGAGAATTATAGAGATCATGTACGAAAAAGGGGAAACCATACGTGGTTTTTCCTCTCGGCTACATATGAGTCGTGAGACGTTACGTTTGATTCTTGTTGCTGAACGACCCGTTTCTCCTTCTGAAGTCGAGGAAATTGCAAATGGGTTAGGGGTCTCAGTGGCTCGTCTAAAACAAATGGATACTTATAAACAACAACAAGAACTAGAAGCGTTCTTTAACTCGGATAATCGAACAAAGCCCATGTATATTCGTAATACTGCATTCGCTGAAGAGTTGGTCGAGATGGCTTTAGGCTCAACTGAACGAGGTTTCAGTCTGAATAACCTTGGTAGAATCTATTATTCGCAAGGCGAATACGAGAAGGCTTACAATGTTTGGACTAGTGCGATGGATTACGCCAAGAAACTGAACGAACAATATAAAGAAAAAAGGCTACTTCATCTAGTAACAGCCAGTCTTATGTTATGTTATACCATTTTTAAGGAATACAGCAGTTGTCATGAGTTACTTCAAATGGTCGAAACTGTTTTTGTAGATGATGCTGAAACACTTGCTATGGCACAATACACAAGAATGATCATGCAAGAGGACCGAGGTAACATTCAAAAAGCAATGGAACATGCTTACAAGTCCTTAGAGTTTTTTAAACAGATCGATAGCAATGAGCAAATTGCGATTGCTCTTCTAAATGCCGCGCATTACGAATATATAATAAGGAACTATACGGAATCTGCTAAATTGCTTTCTGAAGCAATGCATTTTGCAGAGTCTTTTGAGGACACTTTGGCTTTAATCATCAAGGAATACGTGAAGTCTCTAATTCAACTTAAAGATTACACCACAGCTATCCAATTGATCGAAGAATACGCTAGTTTGACCAAGCAGTATCCAGAATACTGGGGCAAACTACAGATCATGTATACGGTCGCGAAAGACGATCCTTCGTACGCAGCCAGCGTAAGCAGAAGTGATGAATTTTCTCGTTCGGTACGTTTCTATGCTTGTAAGTGCCTCATGGAATTTTATTTTTTGAAGAATGACGCAGAAACAGCCATGAGTTACTATGAAAGAAGTCGCATATTTTCAAATACGAAGAGTGAATTTATGAATGAGAGGGGATTCTGA
- a CDS encoding nitrous oxide reductase accessory protein NosL, whose product MKKQNLLFTALAALLISTTLSGCGTKEVQPVAVDEKVDKCAICNMLVKDDKFAVELVQENGKAMKFDDIGCLFAWAAKNGTDQVQQQFVRDYNTDEWVKIEKAAYVFHKDIMTPMAYNVISFKEKADAEAFLKQHGQGSLLTYDDLTKHSWEMNKEMMKEKMEHNHSGSGMSGM is encoded by the coding sequence ATGAAAAAACAAAACTTACTCTTCACCGCGCTTGCCGCACTGCTGATCAGCACGACGCTGAGCGGTTGTGGTACAAAAGAGGTGCAACCGGTAGCCGTTGACGAAAAAGTGGACAAATGCGCTATTTGTAACATGCTGGTAAAAGACGACAAATTTGCGGTCGAACTGGTACAAGAGAATGGGAAAGCGATGAAATTTGATGATATCGGTTGTTTGTTCGCCTGGGCAGCCAAAAATGGCACCGATCAGGTTCAACAACAGTTCGTCCGCGATTACAACACCGATGAGTGGGTCAAGATCGAAAAGGCTGCGTATGTGTTTCACAAGGACATCATGACACCGATGGCCTACAATGTAATCTCCTTCAAAGAAAAAGCGGATGCAGAAGCCTTTTTGAAACAGCATGGTCAAGGGAGCTTGCTGACCTACGACGATCTGACCAAGCATTCGTGGGAGATGAACAAAGAGATGATGAAAGAAAAGATGGAGCATAACCATTCCGGCTCGGGCATGTCTGGCATGTAA
- the purD gene encoding phosphoribosylamine--glycine ligase, whose amino-acid sequence MKVLVVGGGGREHAIIWKLAQSPQQPKLYCAPGNPGIAQLATCVNISAEDVQALADFAEAEGIELTVVGPEAALLLGIVDEFEKRGLRIYGPRKGAALIEGSKAFAKEVMAIANVPTAASAYFGELEAAKEYVRAQGAPIVIKADGLAAGKGVVVAHTIAEADAAIDLMMKDKAFGDSGKQVVVEEFLSGQEATVMAFISGDTVKLMAPAQDHKPAYDGDQGPNTGGMGTYSPVPVVDEALLAAVEEKIIRPVIYFLANNGSQYKGTLYVGLMLTADGPKVIEFNARFGDPETQVVLPRLETDLLDIFNATIDGTLEELAVTWSDRAAVCVIMAAGGYPADYRKGDLITGLDQASDEAVIFHAGTKQSEAGITTNGGRVLGVTGFGADLKTAQEAAYRTVEQVHFADVHYRKDIAEKAFR is encoded by the coding sequence ATGAAAGTCCTAGTGGTAGGCGGCGGTGGCCGCGAGCATGCGATCATCTGGAAACTGGCGCAGTCACCACAGCAGCCCAAGTTGTACTGCGCGCCGGGAAACCCTGGCATCGCGCAGCTGGCAACCTGTGTGAACATCTCCGCAGAAGATGTGCAGGCACTCGCCGACTTTGCCGAGGCGGAAGGCATCGAACTGACCGTCGTCGGTCCAGAAGCGGCGCTGTTGCTCGGCATCGTTGATGAATTTGAAAAACGGGGCTTGCGCATCTACGGCCCGCGCAAAGGAGCCGCGCTGATCGAAGGTTCGAAAGCGTTCGCCAAAGAAGTGATGGCGATTGCCAATGTGCCGACTGCTGCTTCGGCCTATTTTGGCGAATTGGAAGCGGCCAAAGAATACGTCCGTGCGCAAGGAGCTCCGATCGTGATCAAAGCGGACGGTCTAGCCGCAGGAAAAGGCGTAGTCGTCGCCCACACGATCGCCGAAGCGGATGCGGCGATCGACCTGATGATGAAAGACAAAGCGTTTGGTGACTCGGGCAAACAAGTTGTGGTCGAAGAGTTCCTGAGCGGCCAAGAAGCGACGGTGATGGCCTTCATCTCCGGCGACACCGTCAAGCTGATGGCACCAGCTCAAGATCACAAGCCGGCCTACGATGGAGACCAAGGCCCGAATACGGGTGGGATGGGCACCTATTCGCCAGTTCCGGTGGTGGACGAAGCGCTGTTGGCAGCGGTGGAAGAGAAGATCATCCGTCCGGTGATCTACTTCCTCGCCAATAACGGTAGCCAATACAAAGGCACGTTGTACGTGGGCCTGATGCTCACCGCCGATGGCCCGAAAGTCATCGAATTTAACGCTCGTTTTGGCGATCCCGAGACCCAAGTGGTGCTTCCGCGTTTGGAAACCGACCTGTTGGACATCTTCAACGCTACGATCGACGGCACGTTGGAAGAGTTGGCAGTGACGTGGAGCGATCGCGCTGCCGTTTGCGTGATCATGGCGGCAGGCGGCTATCCGGCCGACTATCGCAAAGGCGATCTGATCACCGGGCTCGACCAAGCGAGCGACGAGGCGGTCATCTTCCATGCGGGCACCAAGCAATCAGAAGCGGGCATCACCACCAACGGCGGTCGAGTGCTGGGTGTGACTGGCTTCGGTGCAGATTTGAAAACCGCCCAAGAAGCGGCCTATCGCACGGTGGAGCAGGTGCACTTCGCCGATGTGCATTACCGCAAAGACATCGCGGAAAAAGCGTTTCGCTAA
- a CDS encoding M81 family metallopeptidase, with protein MKKRVAIGMISHESNSFSPVPTPRVAWEKWGLSSGDDILTV; from the coding sequence ATGAAAAAACGAGTCGCGATCGGCATGATCAGCCATGAATCGAACAGCTTTTCCCCGGTACCCACTCCGCGTGTTGCCTGGGAAAAATGGGGCTTGAGCTCAGGCGATGACATCCTGACCGTCTAG
- a CDS encoding ABC transporter permease, whose amino-acid sequence MNIWILAKREMKLGFRNPWSYSFLVLFFLFSLALLLILSDGGLHLQGYTHSTGMMINFILYLLPLMTLLLGSFSLTSEKEDGTWRLLSTYPLSSFSFLLGKFIGLCAVLLAILCAGFGLFGIMGALLNLTVSLQQFQIFIFFSIAVMLMYLGLAMLIGTLAKNRWQALTVCVGIWFLTVLAWPTLLIGMLQLLPYPAIQPVLGLLTLLNPAELVRIVTVIKIGGGSVFGPEYYRFVEWAQGSYGTIIATLYGCLWLIGLTGLASRLWERGRHHD is encoded by the coding sequence ATGAACATCTGGATACTGGCCAAACGGGAGATGAAACTCGGGTTTCGCAATCCGTGGTCCTACTCATTTCTGGTCTTGTTCTTCCTGTTTAGTCTCGCCCTTTTGCTCATCCTGTCGGACGGCGGGCTCCACCTGCAAGGCTATACCCATTCAACTGGGATGATGATCAACTTTATCCTGTATCTGCTACCGCTGATGACGTTGTTGCTCGGCTCCTTTTCACTGACCTCCGAAAAAGAGGATGGGACATGGCGTTTGCTTTCCACCTATCCGCTCTCCTCTTTTTCCTTTTTGCTCGGAAAATTTATCGGTCTGTGCGCCGTCTTGCTGGCGATTCTCTGCGCTGGATTTGGTCTGTTCGGGATCATGGGCGCGTTGCTGAACCTTACAGTCAGTCTACAGCAGTTTCAGATTTTTATTTTCTTTTCCATCGCGGTGATGCTGATGTATCTGGGGCTTGCGATGCTGATCGGAACGCTGGCGAAAAACAGGTGGCAGGCGCTCACCGTATGCGTTGGCATTTGGTTTCTCACCGTGCTCGCCTGGCCGACGCTGTTGATCGGGATGCTCCAACTGCTGCCATATCCGGCCATCCAGCCAGTGCTCGGCCTGCTTACGCTCCTGAATCCAGCCGAGCTGGTGCGCATCGTGACGGTGATCAAAATCGGCGGCGGCTCTGTGTTCGGACCCGAATATTACCGCTTTGTCGAATGGGCGCAAGGAAGCTATGGCACGATCATCGCTACTCTGTACGGTTGTTTGTGGCTCATCGGGTTGACAGGTTTGGCCAGTAGGTTGTGGGAGAGAGGGCGCCATCATGACTGA
- a CDS encoding ornithine--oxo-acid transaminase has translation MNRSGKVIQTTEKYGAKNYHPLPIVISQAEGVWVEDAEGNRYMDMLSAYSALNQGHRHPKIIQALKDQADRVTLTSRAFYNDQLGDFYEQMSKVTGKEMILPMNTGAEAVETALKAARRWGYSVKQVPENQAEIIVCEGNFHGRTITITSFSSAEEYKQGFGPFTPGFRMIPYGDIEALRAAINPNTVAFLVEPIQGEAGIIIPQDGFLKAAEELCKEHRVLLLADEIQTGFGRTGKMFASDWEDVKPDMYIMGKALGGGVFPVSAVAADSEVLSVFEPGSHGSTFGGNPLAAAVALASVQVVEEEQLPQRSLELGAYFLERLRAIQHETIQEIRGRGLFIGIELNTAARPFCEKLKELGLLCKETHETTIRFAPPLVITREELDWALERIEQVFA, from the coding sequence ATGAATCGATCTGGAAAAGTGATTCAAACGACCGAAAAGTATGGAGCGAAAAATTATCATCCGCTGCCGATTGTGATCTCGCAGGCAGAGGGTGTCTGGGTAGAAGACGCAGAAGGCAATCGATACATGGATATGTTGAGCGCCTATTCCGCACTCAACCAAGGACATCGTCATCCGAAGATCATTCAGGCGTTAAAAGACCAAGCGGACCGCGTCACGCTGACCTCACGGGCGTTTTACAACGACCAGTTGGGAGATTTTTACGAACAGATGTCAAAGGTGACGGGCAAAGAGATGATCTTGCCGATGAACACTGGGGCTGAAGCGGTTGAAACCGCTTTAAAAGCGGCGCGCAGATGGGGCTATTCGGTGAAACAGGTGCCGGAGAATCAGGCGGAGATCATCGTTTGTGAAGGTAACTTTCACGGAAGGACGATCACGATCACTTCGTTTTCTTCAGCTGAAGAGTACAAGCAAGGGTTTGGACCGTTCACCCCAGGGTTTCGAATGATCCCATACGGCGACATTGAGGCGCTTCGGGCAGCGATCAACCCAAACACTGTCGCTTTTCTCGTCGAACCGATCCAAGGCGAAGCTGGCATCATCATACCGCAAGATGGGTTCCTGAAAGCGGCGGAGGAGTTGTGCAAAGAACATCGCGTGCTGCTGTTGGCCGATGAAATCCAAACCGGCTTTGGCCGCACCGGCAAGATGTTCGCCTCCGATTGGGAAGATGTGAAACCGGACATGTACATCATGGGCAAAGCGCTAGGCGGCGGGGTGTTCCCTGTATCTGCCGTAGCGGCAGACAGCGAAGTGCTCAGCGTCTTTGAACCGGGCTCTCACGGCTCCACGTTTGGAGGCAATCCTCTGGCGGCAGCAGTCGCGCTCGCATCCGTACAAGTGGTGGAAGAAGAGCAGCTTCCACAGCGTTCGCTGGAGCTCGGCGCCTATTTTCTAGAGCGGTTGCGCGCCATTCAACATGAGACGATCCAAGAGATCCGCGGACGCGGACTGTTCATCGGGATTGAGCTGAACACAGCGGCGCGCCCCTTCTGCGAGAAACTGAAAGAACTGGGGCTGCTGTGCAAGGAAACGCATGAAACAACCATCCGTTTCGCACCGCCGCTCGTGATCACACGGGAAGAGTTGGACTGGGCGCTGGAGCGCATTGAGCAAGTGTTTGCATAA
- a CDS encoding helix-turn-helix domain-containing protein has translation MHSLGQRIREIRLKTGLTQIELAKGLCTPSMVSQIESDRARPSYKILVALAARLEVPLEYLVKEVNFELENSSKYKMALQQKRGDL, from the coding sequence ATGCATTCTCTTGGGCAACGAATTAGGGAAATACGTTTGAAAACAGGTCTCACGCAAATCGAACTGGCGAAAGGTCTTTGCACTCCGTCAATGGTGTCCCAGATCGAATCTGATCGAGCTCGTCCGTCATACAAAATCTTGGTTGCACTCGCAGCGCGGCTCGAAGTTCCACTTGAATATCTTGTAAAAGAGGTCAACTTCGAGCTGGAGAATTCAAGTAAATACAAGATGGCTCTGCAACAAAAGCGCGGTGATCTGTAG
- a CDS encoding ABC transporter ATP-binding protein: MTEHYFEVENVSKTIKGKTLLHPLSFALSEGKVLALCGGNGAGKSTLLKMIAGISRPTTGTIRLMNIEPERDRTAYAERLGFMPDDFQFSVGLSAWDTLQFYAGLRGVGKRRVAEVLERVGLTAARNQSVTSFSKGMRQRLLFAQSLLAEPALLVLDEPTNGLDPFWMESFIHLLQEIKQAKQTVIFSTHQLDVATAAADEVLFLNGGKAISQGSVASYLQQYPVHGLTDAFADSLRGQYHKDPLH, translated from the coding sequence ATGACTGAGCATTATTTCGAAGTGGAAAATGTTAGCAAAACGATCAAAGGGAAGACGTTGCTCCACCCGCTGTCCTTTGCGCTGAGTGAGGGAAAGGTGCTCGCGCTCTGCGGGGGAAACGGGGCGGGGAAAAGCACGTTGCTCAAGATGATCGCGGGGATCAGTCGGCCCACGACCGGCACGATTCGGCTTATGAATATCGAGCCAGAGCGCGATCGGACTGCCTATGCGGAACGGCTCGGGTTTATGCCGGATGATTTTCAGTTTTCGGTCGGTTTGAGCGCTTGGGATACGTTGCAGTTTTACGCCGGATTGCGTGGAGTAGGCAAGCGGCGGGTTGCCGAAGTGTTGGAACGAGTGGGGCTTACCGCGGCGCGCAACCAATCGGTCACCTCCTTCTCCAAAGGAATGCGCCAACGCCTGCTGTTTGCCCAATCTCTGCTCGCAGAGCCCGCTTTGCTGGTTTTAGACGAGCCGACCAATGGGTTGGACCCCTTCTGGATGGAATCGTTCATCCATCTCCTCCAGGAAATCAAACAGGCGAAACAAACGGTCATCTTCTCCACGCACCAACTGGATGTGGCCACAGCTGCTGCCGATGAAGTGCTGTTCTTAAACGGCGGGAAAGCGATCAGTCAGGGCAGCGTTGCAAGCTACCTCCAACAATATCCGGTGCACGGGTTGACCGATGCATTTGCAGATTCTTTGCGCGGACAATACCACAAAGACCCCCTTCATTAG
- a CDS encoding right-handed parallel beta-helix repeat-containing protein produces MKRSERVLCVLPFLVCAFLFSGTAHGQSSERPTNVQALIDSAKPGSTVQLPPGLYEGPVVISKPLQLRGNEAQLVRASDAPTDQPLLQVKASGVVVSGLILQDDQTPLVLEGDANEVTNTSITSRQTAIKLINADHNLLQNLQIRGTEPELNDRGHGIELRQANDNRIENSQFQFVQDGIYLEHSARNQISHNHITDSRYGVHLMFTERSRISDNLLERNVTGAMVMEDVGSHILNNRIFKQSGHVHSQGVLLYNVTHASIANNLIADNRIGLYVDSSTANSILDNDISNNFLGVLMTGATDNELRGNVWSGNVVQAQAVDSSNNRLWANFWDTHRGLDLNGDNLSELPYLASPFFLALTDAVPAYQLFFQAPGFAVLEEMFTSKTDHWLQDTAPLLAAPDHPANEAQAEPLPKRVLFVSLLMLAAGILPFWKNRIWRSSI; encoded by the coding sequence ATGAAGAGATCGGAACGGGTTCTCTGTGTCTTGCCATTTCTGGTCTGTGCCTTTCTTTTTTCTGGAACTGCTCACGGGCAAAGTTCGGAGCGCCCGACCAACGTACAGGCTTTGATTGACAGTGCCAAGCCAGGCTCGACCGTTCAGCTTCCCCCAGGGTTGTATGAGGGACCTGTCGTCATCAGCAAGCCGTTGCAACTGCGCGGGAACGAGGCGCAACTGGTCAGGGCGTCTGACGCGCCGACAGATCAACCGTTGTTGCAGGTGAAGGCGAGCGGAGTTGTCGTGTCTGGGCTCATTTTGCAAGATGACCAAACGCCGCTCGTCTTGGAGGGTGATGCGAACGAAGTGACTAACACCTCGATCACGAGCAGGCAGACGGCGATCAAACTGATCAACGCCGATCACAACCTGTTGCAAAATTTGCAGATCAGGGGAACGGAACCGGAGCTAAACGACAGAGGGCATGGTATCGAACTGCGGCAGGCGAATGACAACCGCATCGAGAACTCACAGTTCCAGTTCGTCCAAGATGGAATCTATCTTGAGCACAGCGCCCGCAACCAGATCAGCCACAACCACATCACCGACTCCCGCTACGGGGTGCATCTGATGTTCACCGAGCGGTCACGAATCTCCGACAATCTATTGGAAAGAAACGTAACCGGTGCGATGGTGATGGAGGATGTCGGCAGCCACATTCTAAACAATAGGATTTTCAAACAGTCTGGGCACGTGCACTCGCAAGGTGTGCTGTTGTACAACGTGACGCATGCGAGCATTGCCAACAATCTGATCGCCGACAATCGCATCGGACTCTACGTAGACAGTTCCACTGCCAACTCGATCCTCGACAACGATATCTCCAACAATTTCTTGGGTGTGCTGATGACGGGGGCAACCGACAATGAACTGCGCGGCAACGTATGGAGCGGCAATGTCGTACAAGCGCAAGCGGTTGATAGCAGCAACAACCGCTTGTGGGCAAATTTCTGGGATACCCACCGTGGTTTGGATTTGAACGGCGACAATCTTTCGGAATTGCCGTATCTCGCCTCCCCCTTTTTCCTCGCCCTGACCGATGCGGTGCCTGCCTATCAGCTTTTCTTTCAGGCGCCTGGTTTTGCCGTGCTAGAAGAAATGTTCACCAGCAAGACCGATCATTGGCTGCAAGACACAGCTCCACTGCTGGCTGCACCCGATCATCCAGCAAACGAAGCACAGGCCGAGCCGCTCCCCAAGCGAGTGCTCTTCGTGTCTCTGCTCATGCTGGCGGCAGGAATACTGCCCTTTTGGAAAAATAGAATCTGGAGGTCTTCAATATGA
- a CDS encoding TerC family protein has protein sequence MFAEPFAGELIKLILINIVLSCDNALLIALVCWNLPAQLQKKAFWWGSMGTVVLKVGLTFVAAQLLEIPFLQAVGGLLLVYIAIGLLRQEQNETGLRDPQSGLWGAVKTIMLADLVMSIDNTVAVAAVAGDNLLLIAIGFAVSVPVIMFSADFVTRLMERFPFVISAAAAFLGYTAWEMVRQDLVVGLFLSTHLAQADALIPWLLIASFLLYGWKRQNRVVSVPFSRSKKYDDARLR, from the coding sequence ATGTTCGCAGAGCCGTTTGCCGGAGAACTGATCAAACTGATTCTGATCAACATCGTTCTAAGCTGTGATAACGCCTTGCTGATCGCTCTTGTCTGCTGGAACTTGCCCGCTCAACTGCAGAAAAAAGCGTTTTGGTGGGGCAGCATGGGGACGGTGGTGTTGAAAGTTGGTTTGACCTTTGTGGCGGCGCAGTTGCTGGAGATTCCCTTTCTGCAGGCGGTGGGCGGACTTTTGCTCGTCTACATCGCGATCGGGCTGCTTCGCCAAGAGCAGAATGAGACTGGGCTGCGCGATCCGCAGTCTGGACTGTGGGGTGCCGTGAAAACGATCATGCTCGCCGACCTCGTGATGAGCATCGACAACACGGTCGCCGTCGCGGCCGTCGCGGGTGACAACCTGCTGTTGATCGCGATCGGGTTTGCCGTTTCAGTTCCGGTGATCATGTTCAGCGCCGATTTTGTGACGCGGCTGATGGAGCGCTTCCCATTTGTGATCTCTGCGGCTGCCGCATTTTTAGGGTATACGGCATGGGAAATGGTGCGGCAAGATCTGGTCGTCGGGCTCTTCCTCTCCACACATCTCGCACAGGCGGACGCGTTGATCCCGTGGTTGCTCATCGCGAGCTTCCTGCTCTACGGCTGGAAAAGGCAAAATCGCGTGGTCAGCGTGCCTTTTTCCAGAAGTAAAAAGTATGATGATGCCAGGCTCAGATGA
- a CDS encoding MFS transporter, with translation MASNMFSVLKIRDFRLLWLGLIVSNLGTWAQLYAEQWYVFSFNESATDVSMLIFVQAVPNILFMLLGGILADRFNRRKLLFFTQGMQAFLTLLLAVFITMNVMDLYLYYTINFLYGLLIGLDLPARRSIVPNIVPPEQLSKALSVYNATFQLAMFAGPVIGSTLVALFGYKMVFYLNFLSFSAILYAIWQMKIPDKIQNVSVQPTLFSELKNAGEAFRLHRVLLTMVILNFLFIALGRIDYLFPSISDKLLHLGVETAGWLNSSLGIGYVIGSVLCGTFEKYFKQNVLATLIFNTLALCLTTWAIAASPYLWIDCIALAIRGAVASIGGIVISNALQTTTPDQHMGKVMGVQSAVVSAAQMASFPVGVMTDWFGIQTILNGLALSSLLILGYVMVKRKQVNGMSSSKAQGILLAKKDLKGL, from the coding sequence ATGGCATCCAATATGTTTTCCGTCTTGAAGATTCGTGATTTTCGACTGCTTTGGCTTGGTTTGATCGTTTCCAACCTTGGCACGTGGGCGCAGTTGTACGCAGAACAATGGTATGTTTTCTCCTTCAATGAATCAGCGACCGACGTTTCCATGCTCATTTTTGTGCAAGCGGTGCCGAACATTCTGTTCATGTTGTTAGGCGGTATCCTTGCCGATCGGTTTAACCGACGCAAGTTGCTGTTTTTCACGCAGGGGATGCAAGCGTTTTTGACCTTGCTGCTCGCCGTGTTCATCACGATGAACGTGATGGATCTCTACCTGTACTACACCATCAATTTTTTATATGGATTATTGATCGGTCTTGATCTTCCAGCTCGCCGTTCGATCGTTCCAAACATCGTTCCGCCTGAGCAGTTGTCGAAAGCATTGTCGGTTTACAACGCGACTTTTCAATTGGCGATGTTTGCAGGTCCGGTGATCGGATCGACTTTGGTTGCGCTGTTTGGATACAAAATGGTGTTCTATCTAAACTTCTTGAGCTTTTCGGCCATCCTCTATGCGATCTGGCAGATGAAGATTCCAGACAAAATCCAGAACGTCAGTGTCCAACCTACTTTGTTTTCCGAACTAAAAAATGCGGGTGAAGCATTCCGGCTGCATCGGGTGCTCCTGACGATGGTCATTCTCAACTTCCTGTTTATCGCTTTGGGCCGGATCGACTATCTGTTTCCATCAATCTCTGACAAACTGCTCCACCTTGGTGTGGAAACTGCTGGCTGGTTGAACTCCTCATTGGGAATTGGATATGTGATCGGTTCGGTGCTATGTGGGACATTCGAAAAGTATTTCAAACAAAATGTTCTCGCGACCTTGATCTTCAATACGCTGGCCTTATGTCTGACCACATGGGCGATCGCCGCCTCGCCCTACTTATGGATCGATTGCATCGCGCTCGCCATTCGTGGTGCGGTGGCTTCGATTGGCGGGATTGTCATCAGCAATGCGCTACAAACGACCACTCCCGACCAGCATATGGGGAAAGTGATGGGGGTGCAAAGTGCTGTAGTATCAGCGGCGCAAATGGCGTCCTTCCCGGTTGGAGTGATGACCGACTGGTTTGGCATTCAAACGATCTTAAACGGGCTTGCCCTCAGCAGTTTGTTGATCCTCGGGTATGTCATGGTCAAACGCAAACAGGTGAACGGGATGTCATCCTCTAAAGCACAAGGGATTCTACTTGCGAAAAAGGATCTCAAGGGGCTTTGA